One Microaerobacter geothermalis genomic region harbors:
- the gerQ gene encoding spore coat protein GerQ gives MNQSPFSKVNRQFPYYGYPYPFPYPGYPFTGQVPVQVPPPIPPSGAVIPTPPVAPTIPGQLPMEESYIENILRLNLGKMATIYMTFENNSQWNAKVFKGVLEAAGRDHIIISDPKTGTRYLLLMVNLDYITFDEELNYFYPPAGAPQPRRKSKKEY, from the coding sequence GTGAATCAAAGCCCTTTTTCAAAAGTAAATAGGCAATTCCCATATTATGGATATCCATACCCGTTTCCATATCCAGGTTATCCTTTTACTGGTCAAGTCCCTGTTCAAGTGCCCCCTCCAATACCGCCATCAGGTGCGGTCATACCCACTCCACCAGTTGCTCCAACAATCCCTGGACAGTTACCTATGGAAGAGTCCTATATTGAGAATATCCTGCGCTTAAATCTTGGGAAAATGGCCACCATTTATATGACCTTTGAAAACAATTCCCAATGGAATGCCAAAGTGTTCAAAGGAGTACTTGAAGCAGCAGGAAGGGACCACATCATTATTAGTGACCCAAAAACAGGAACCCGTTATCTGCTGTTGATGGTGAATCTAGATTACATTACCTTTGATGAAGAATTAAATTATTTTTATCCTCCTGCCGGAGCTCCCCAACCAAGGAGAAAATCAAAAAAAGAGTACTAA
- a CDS encoding cell wall hydrolase → MAVVKATANDVELLARLIRAEAEGEGKLGMLMVGNVGVNRVRSNCLDFRGIRTIRQMVFQSPGGFEATQKSYFYQRARQSEIELARQVINGNRYHPASYALWFFKPSGACPTAWYNQPNTGRYKSHCFFAPTSANCPNVYGTF, encoded by the coding sequence ATGGCTGTCGTAAAGGCAACTGCAAATGATGTGGAACTCCTTGCCCGTTTAATCAGGGCAGAAGCAGAAGGAGAAGGAAAGCTGGGAATGCTGATGGTTGGTAATGTCGGTGTCAATCGGGTACGGTCAAATTGTTTAGACTTTCGAGGAATACGAACGATTCGACAAATGGTTTTTCAATCCCCCGGTGGATTTGAAGCCACGCAGAAATCCTATTTTTATCAGCGGGCCCGTCAATCGGAAATCGAGTTAGCCCGTCAGGTGATTAATGGGAATCGATACCACCCGGCCAGCTATGCCTTATGGTTTTTTAAGCCATCAGGTGCTTGTCCAACCGCTTGGTATAACCAACCCAATACAGGACGTTACAAATCCCACTGTTTCTTTGCGCCTACTTCGGCCAATTGTCCCAATGTTTATGGTACCTTTTAG
- a CDS encoding molybdopterin-containing oxidoreductase family protein: protein MRQTHINVCPHDCWDTCSMQVTVENGKAVKLRGNPEHPVTKGFLCVKVNHYLDRVYHKDRVLYPMKRIGAKGEGIFERITWNEALQVVTDRFKQIIAEEGPEAILPYSYAGTLGLLNFASMDRRFFNKMGASQLERTICSAAGSVALDVTYGTRMGIDPEDMVYSKLIIVWGVNPLTSNVHQFPIIEEARKRGATFVVIDPYRHETAEKADIHIQPLPGTDSALALGIMHLLIKGDHVDHSFIKKYVQGYDELKVRVEEYTPERTAKITGLREEEIVQLAQLYATVRPSVIRAGYGIQRHTNGGEIIRNMSILPALIGAWEERGGGFLLSNSKAYPTNSDRLTRPDLLQGNPRMINMNQIGEALLNAEPPIKSMYVYNSNPACVAPNQNKVIKGLMREDLFLVVHEQLMTDTAKYADILLPATTQLEHWDIHPSYWHLYIQLNEPAIQPLGEAKPNTEVFRLLAKGMGYTDPCFNDSDLDLIRQALETDHPHYRGITLESLLEKKYIKLNVEDEYFQPYKKGFPTSSGKIEVKSEKVKELGLEDIPNYHPLKESREGNPELYRKYPLAFITPAAKHFLNSTFGNIDVLKRREKEPTVFLHPLDASARGIEDGDQVRVYNDRGECILTARVGNKTRPGVAISPSLWWGKNVNQTTSDALTDMGRGATFHTNLVQVEKID from the coding sequence GTGAGACAGACCCATATCAATGTATGTCCCCACGACTGCTGGGATACTTGCAGTATGCAGGTGACTGTAGAAAATGGGAAAGCGGTAAAGTTAAGGGGAAATCCGGAACATCCGGTGACCAAAGGGTTTCTCTGTGTGAAAGTCAACCATTATTTAGACCGGGTCTACCATAAAGACAGGGTTTTATACCCGATGAAGCGAATAGGAGCGAAGGGTGAAGGAATATTTGAAAGAATCACCTGGAATGAGGCCCTACAAGTGGTTACCGACCGATTCAAACAAATCATTGCTGAAGAGGGTCCGGAAGCGATTTTGCCTTACAGCTATGCCGGAACGTTGGGGCTTCTTAATTTTGCCAGTATGGATCGCCGTTTTTTTAACAAAATGGGAGCCTCCCAACTGGAAAGGACTATTTGTTCTGCAGCAGGTTCTGTAGCCCTTGATGTCACATATGGAACCAGAATGGGGATTGACCCTGAAGATATGGTTTATTCCAAGCTAATTATTGTTTGGGGAGTAAATCCTCTTACCTCTAATGTCCATCAGTTCCCAATCATTGAAGAGGCAAGAAAAAGGGGAGCAACGTTTGTTGTGATTGATCCCTATAGACATGAAACGGCGGAAAAAGCAGATATCCATATTCAGCCTCTGCCGGGAACAGATAGCGCCTTGGCCCTGGGCATCATGCATCTGCTGATCAAAGGAGATCATGTGGACCATTCATTCATCAAGAAATATGTCCAAGGCTATGATGAGCTAAAAGTAAGGGTGGAAGAATATACACCGGAAAGAACCGCGAAAATTACGGGGCTTCGGGAGGAAGAGATTGTTCAGTTGGCCCAGTTGTATGCTACCGTTAGGCCTTCTGTGATTCGTGCCGGCTATGGTATTCAGCGTCATACAAATGGCGGAGAAATTATTCGAAACATGTCTATTCTTCCTGCCTTGATCGGTGCCTGGGAGGAAAGGGGCGGAGGATTTTTGTTAAGCAACAGCAAGGCCTATCCCACCAATTCTGACCGTCTAACGAGACCTGACCTGCTTCAGGGGAACCCCCGGATGATCAATATGAATCAAATTGGTGAGGCTTTACTCAATGCGGAACCGCCCATTAAATCCATGTACGTGTACAACAGCAATCCGGCATGTGTCGCACCCAATCAAAATAAGGTTATCAAGGGTCTTATGAGGGAAGATCTGTTCCTTGTTGTCCATGAACAGTTGATGACAGATACGGCTAAGTATGCCGACATTCTTCTGCCGGCAACAACACAGCTGGAGCATTGGGATATCCATCCCTCTTATTGGCATTTATATATCCAGTTAAATGAACCGGCCATACAGCCTTTAGGGGAAGCCAAACCCAATACCGAGGTGTTTCGTTTATTGGCCAAAGGAATGGGCTATACAGATCCTTGCTTTAACGATAGTGATCTTGATTTAATCCGGCAGGCTTTAGAGACAGACCATCCCCACTATCGGGGAATCACTTTGGAATCATTGCTGGAGAAGAAATATATCAAATTAAATGTTGAGGATGAGTATTTTCAACCCTATAAGAAGGGATTCCCTACTTCAAGCGGAAAGATTGAAGTGAAATCAGAGAAAGTGAAGGAATTGGGTCTCGAGGATATTCCAAATTACCATCCATTAAAAGAAAGCAGGGAAGGAAATCCTGAGTTATACAGGAAATATCCATTAGCCTTTATTACGCCTGCTGCTAAACACTTTCTAAATTCTACCTTCGGCAATATTGACGTATTAAAAAGAAGGGAAAAGGAACCTACGGTATTTCTCCATCCCCTGGATGCATCCGCAAGAGGGATTGAAGACGGAGATCAGGTGAGAGTCTATAACGACCGGGGAGAATGTATCCTGACCGCCCGTGTCGGAAACAAAACCCGTCCCGGCGTAGCCATCAGCCCAAGTTTGTGGTGGGGGAAAAATGTGAACCAGACAACCTCTGACGCATTAACGGATATGGGGCGAGGAGCCACTTTTCATACCAATTTGGTACAGGTAGAAAAAATAGATTAA
- a CDS encoding secondary thiamine-phosphate synthase enzyme YjbQ has translation MIHQFRIASSKRDEMIEITNQVKEIVYRVEVEEGLAIVYCPHTTAGITINENADPDVVHDLLMRWDEIFPWKHEKYRHFEGNSAAHMKASMVGSSQTVLIQKGRLLLGRWQGIYFCEFDGPRERTFFVKVMKG, from the coding sequence ATGATTCATCAATTTAGAATTGCTTCATCCAAACGTGACGAAATGATTGAAATCACCAATCAAGTAAAGGAAATTGTTTACCGGGTAGAGGTGGAGGAAGGATTGGCCATTGTTTATTGTCCCCATACGACTGCCGGGATTACGATCAATGAAAACGCAGATCCAGATGTGGTTCACGATTTACTGATGAGGTGGGATGAAATCTTTCCTTGGAAGCATGAAAAATATCGTCACTTCGAAGGGAACTCTGCCGCCCATATGAAGGCAAGTATGGTGGGAAGTTCACAAACTGTTCTGATCCAGAAGGGGAGGCTTCTATTGGGAAGATGGCAGGGAATTTACTTTTGTGAATTTGACGGACCAAGGGAAAGAACTTTTTTTGTCAAGGTGATGAAGGGTTAA
- the cas6 gene encoding CRISPR-associated endoribonuclease Cas6 — translation MQFTLTLINPSSTHIVLPLHYNYLIQSAIYRSLSPDFASFLHSTGYMIDKRRFPLFVFSRIIGSFQINKEQKWIRFSNPVQLIISSPISQFMQDTAQLLLSEGIQIGQNRLEVDKLEMLQPKVTKEEITVVTQSPIVAYSTFVRGDGKKYTLYYSPGDKEFKRIVSENLMRKARLLYGEDIDVSGIDIHCYGRYRREVVLYKGIVIKGYSGRFILKGDPCLLQTAIDAGIGSKNSMGFGLIQTIPEK, via the coding sequence ATGCAATTTACATTAACGCTTATCAATCCATCATCAACTCATATTGTTCTGCCTCTCCACTACAATTATTTGATTCAATCGGCAATTTATCGTAGCCTAAGTCCTGATTTTGCTTCTTTTTTACACTCAACTGGCTATATGATCGATAAACGAAGATTTCCCCTTTTTGTATTTTCAAGGATTATTGGTTCTTTTCAAATTAATAAGGAACAAAAATGGATACGATTTTCCAATCCGGTACAGCTAATCATCTCTTCACCAATCTCTCAATTTATGCAAGATACCGCTCAACTATTATTATCTGAAGGGATTCAAATAGGTCAAAACAGATTAGAGGTAGATAAGCTGGAAATGTTGCAACCGAAAGTAACGAAAGAAGAAATCACAGTTGTGACGCAATCTCCAATAGTGGCCTATTCAACGTTCGTTCGGGGTGACGGGAAAAAGTACACATTGTATTACTCTCCAGGGGATAAGGAGTTTAAACGAATAGTCAGTGAGAATTTAATGCGAAAGGCTCGTCTGCTATATGGAGAAGACATTGATGTGTCGGGAATCGATATTCATTGTTACGGAAGGTATCGACGAGAAGTGGTCTTATACAAAGGAATCGTGATCAAAGGTTATAGCGGGAGGTTTATATTGAAAGGGGATCCTTGTTTATTGCAGACAGCCATAGATGCGGGGATAGGTAGTAAAAATTCGATGGGATTTGGATTGATTCAAACGATTCCTGAAAAGTGA
- a CDS encoding TM1802 family CRISPR-associated protein has product MNLPQITAYIGSKQQKNQQPLEKLVKRPKVKLKENEQPYILFMTFDLNHDQIYFEQPLPYNELQPTEFQYFGNNSAAALQSYLVREVDSLHYLLTSVWNDLYLALKQQGMEESQLSQFILELQEHSLITLGSKKGNGTLSLNRIRFPSSDVTSVELKKKNKSLIIDGKEYKYESFIRWVQGNENKFNRFILLIPQIRRGEEEIILSQHPDYIQFVMKLNNLVSTNKEEESSAQGERVCYLCQQRKGDVSSQYSTKFSRAGINKIFTTTTINSSRYYPKGADYDDAYSLCRKCYQDLLAGEKVVEQRFRGTIARESAFILPEGVMESFDYDSLGKIKDQMDFAFHSSDANEWFNAVEADASWMEQNQFVVNFIIYRTDGNSVTVLDSFEDVPVLRFIQVMDLFRHYSRLIKPHVKGISLGSIYHMVPVRETDKGQIDVGRVLSLYKAILSGHQIDRETIYAYVSEALDKGLRQLMKSKMDNYKNLNLYQYQKREDFYIKRITMSYLVLMQTIQALNLPNKPFFLHIAEEGERMNVDDSRKGYQKSIEEMESFLGRQGFTDEAKALFYLGALVHRVAVAQYLKEHKTKPILKKIQFQGMNQIGILRLYEEVVEKLRQYNKMTLFAENLMNRFHYYHGPIQMKWPLSDHANVFYMMAGYSYMVGTKAPDLSKEEEISLQEMNKEGNE; this is encoded by the coding sequence ATGAATTTGCCACAAATTACGGCCTATATCGGTTCTAAGCAGCAGAAAAACCAACAACCATTGGAGAAATTAGTAAAAAGGCCAAAGGTGAAGTTGAAAGAGAATGAGCAACCCTATATTCTCTTTATGACTTTTGATCTGAATCATGATCAGATATATTTTGAACAGCCTTTACCCTATAATGAATTACAACCGACAGAGTTTCAATATTTCGGGAATAACTCTGCCGCAGCCCTCCAAAGTTATCTCGTTAGAGAAGTCGATTCACTTCACTATTTGTTGACAAGTGTCTGGAATGATCTCTACTTAGCGTTAAAGCAACAAGGTATGGAAGAATCTCAACTTAGCCAATTCATTCTTGAACTTCAAGAGCACTCGCTAATCACATTGGGTTCTAAAAAAGGGAATGGAACTCTTTCTCTCAATCGAATTCGTTTTCCTTCTTCTGATGTAACTTCGGTAGAATTGAAAAAAAAGAATAAGAGCCTGATCATAGACGGCAAAGAATATAAATATGAGTCGTTTATTCGTTGGGTTCAAGGAAATGAGAACAAATTTAACCGCTTTATCCTCCTCATTCCTCAAATTCGTAGAGGTGAAGAGGAAATTATTCTTTCGCAGCATCCAGACTACATACAATTTGTCATGAAATTAAATAATTTAGTATCAACCAACAAAGAGGAAGAGAGTTCTGCTCAGGGAGAACGTGTGTGTTATCTCTGTCAACAAAGAAAAGGTGATGTCTCAAGTCAATATTCAACCAAATTTAGTCGTGCGGGGATTAATAAGATTTTTACTACTACAACGATTAATTCCTCCCGCTATTACCCTAAAGGTGCTGATTATGATGATGCTTATTCATTGTGCAGGAAATGTTACCAGGATTTATTGGCTGGAGAAAAGGTGGTAGAACAACGGTTTCGGGGTACAATTGCTCGAGAAAGCGCCTTTATTCTTCCAGAGGGGGTAATGGAGTCTTTTGATTATGATTCTTTAGGAAAAATCAAAGACCAAATGGATTTTGCATTTCACAGTAGCGATGCGAATGAGTGGTTTAATGCGGTAGAAGCAGATGCCAGTTGGATGGAACAAAATCAATTTGTAGTAAATTTTATAATCTATAGAACTGATGGGAATTCTGTCACCGTTTTGGACTCGTTTGAAGATGTTCCTGTATTGCGCTTCATTCAAGTGATGGATCTATTTAGACACTATTCCAGGTTAATTAAACCCCATGTTAAAGGAATATCATTGGGAAGCATCTACCACATGGTTCCTGTCCGGGAAACAGATAAAGGGCAGATCGATGTGGGGCGTGTTCTTTCACTATACAAAGCTATCTTGTCCGGGCATCAGATCGATCGGGAAACCATCTATGCCTATGTGTCTGAAGCTTTGGACAAAGGCTTGAGGCAATTAATGAAGAGTAAGATGGATAATTATAAAAACCTCAATCTATACCAATATCAAAAAAGAGAAGATTTTTACATTAAGAGAATAACGATGAGTTATCTGGTTCTTATGCAAACGATACAGGCACTAAACTTGCCGAACAAACCATTTTTTCTACATATAGCTGAGGAGGGAGAAAGGATGAATGTGGATGATTCAAGAAAAGGATATCAGAAAAGCATTGAAGAGATGGAGAGTTTCCTAGGCCGTCAAGGATTTACAGATGAGGCAAAGGCATTATTCTATTTAGGAGCATTGGTACATCGGGTTGCAGTTGCCCAATATCTTAAAGAACATAAAACGAAGCCGATTTTAAAAAAGATTCAATTTCAAGGTATGAATCAGATTGGTATCTTACGGCTTTACGAAGAGGTGGTAGAGAAGCTAAGGCAGTATAATAAAATGACACTTTTTGCCGAAAATCTTATGAATCGATTTCATTATTATCACGGACCAATTCAAATGAAATGGCCACTTAGCGATCATGCTAATGTATTCTACATGATGGCAGGTTACTCGTATATGGTTGGAACGAAAGCTCCTGATCTGTCAAAAGAAGAGGAAATCTCATTGCAAGAAATGAATAAAGAGGGCAATGAATAA
- a CDS encoding CRISPR-associated protein — protein sequence MVLTQNSDFIFGFEATMTNPNGDPDQENKPRMDYETSTVLVSDVRRKRDIRDFLKQKGYPIFVDTLADKKVPMDKMFETIRDQWLEDKEAFEKLFQQNEELLRAWNSLAESDGTNYKEIYLKLINDKEKVRKKKSMISDFNNLFLTDIIKKSLIDIRLFGSAMAIEGITRTYTGPVQVTWGYSLHPAELVKSNTITTIMNDDASNFGKKHKLYYALIAHYGTINKYSAKLTGMTETDRQLFRKSLVQGMMSNQTDSKQGQTPLFYLEVIYQPEFDGYLGDLRRFLTVTYDEQKSIRGLHDLQVDFTQLSKTIEEMKKKDYIDMVVGWVHPFADMNHIKNLPKYEMVDLWAPINNG from the coding sequence ATGGTATTAACGCAGAATAGTGATTTTATCTTTGGTTTTGAAGCAACGATGACCAATCCGAATGGGGATCCTGACCAAGAGAATAAGCCCCGGATGGATTATGAAACGTCGACGGTCTTGGTCAGCGATGTACGCAGGAAACGGGATATTCGAGACTTTCTGAAGCAAAAAGGTTATCCCATTTTTGTCGATACTTTAGCCGACAAAAAAGTCCCAATGGATAAGATGTTTGAAACAATTCGGGATCAGTGGTTGGAAGACAAAGAAGCTTTTGAGAAGCTCTTTCAACAAAACGAGGAACTGCTTCGAGCATGGAACAGTTTAGCGGAATCGGATGGAACGAACTATAAAGAAATCTATTTGAAATTAATAAATGACAAAGAGAAAGTGAGAAAGAAAAAGTCAATGATTTCCGATTTTAACAATTTATTTCTAACCGATATAATTAAGAAATCCTTAATTGATATTCGCCTTTTTGGAAGTGCGATGGCTATAGAGGGAATTACACGAACATATACTGGTCCCGTTCAGGTTACATGGGGATACTCTCTTCATCCGGCGGAATTGGTTAAATCCAATACCATTACAACCATTATGAACGATGATGCTTCTAACTTTGGGAAAAAGCATAAGCTTTACTATGCCCTGATCGCTCATTACGGAACGATCAATAAATATAGTGCCAAATTAACAGGTATGACGGAAACGGATCGTCAATTATTTCGCAAATCATTGGTTCAAGGGATGATGAGTAACCAGACCGATAGCAAACAAGGGCAAACTCCGCTCTTTTATTTAGAGGTTATCTATCAACCGGAATTTGATGGTTATTTGGGAGATCTTCGACGCTTCTTAACAGTAACTTATGATGAACAGAAATCAATTCGCGGTTTACATGATTTGCAGGTGGATTTCACCCAATTATCCAAAACAATAGAGGAAATGAAGAAGAAAGACTATATAGACATGGTGGTTGGTTGGGTTCATCCGTTTGCCGATATGAATCATATAAAAAATTTGCCTAAGTATGAAATGGTGGATCTATGGGCTCCTATAAACAATGGATAA
- the cas5 gene encoding CRISPR-associated protein Cas5, with amino-acid sequence MQGKMAHFRRYYSNSSALSYSIPPRTTIIGILAGLLGYKRDSYYDLFALDQCKIAMANCSPIKKQMQKMNLLKIERPNEFNGSNEYHSQTPTELILPQNIRTGIIDYHIWVYHKDPKVMEILEQLFRSTSYGFSSYGISLALGTACHLGWLKFESEWEGEYKNIPESVHVESVIPAKYVERLEVEVDKQHEYRLVKEDLPLEFDQGRRLTEHGKGNMIINLIPYPIKAIVTSHVKLNNGQAITWME; translated from the coding sequence TTGCAAGGTAAGATGGCGCACTTTCGCCGTTATTATTCCAATTCCTCAGCGCTGTCCTATTCGATTCCCCCAAGAACCACTATTATAGGGATTCTAGCAGGTTTGTTAGGATATAAGCGAGATTCATATTATGATCTATTTGCTCTTGATCAATGTAAAATCGCGATGGCAAATTGTTCACCTATTAAAAAGCAGATGCAAAAAATGAATCTACTCAAAATTGAAAGGCCAAACGAATTTAATGGTTCGAACGAATATCACAGTCAAACCCCAACTGAATTGATTTTGCCGCAGAATATTCGTACGGGTATCATCGATTACCATATCTGGGTGTATCATAAGGATCCTAAGGTTATGGAAATATTGGAACAGTTGTTTCGCTCGACTTCATATGGATTTTCAAGTTATGGAATCTCATTGGCACTTGGCACGGCTTGCCATCTTGGGTGGTTGAAGTTTGAGAGTGAATGGGAAGGAGAATACAAAAATATTCCTGAATCTGTACATGTTGAATCCGTTATTCCCGCAAAATATGTGGAAAGATTGGAAGTGGAGGTTGATAAACAGCATGAATATCGTTTAGTCAAAGAGGATTTGCCTTTGGAATTTGATCAAGGACGCCGTCTTACCGAACATGGTAAAGGGAATATGATTATCAACCTCATCCCGTACCCAATCAAAGCAATTGTTACTTCTCATGTGAAACTTAATAATGGTCAAGCGATTACTTGGATGGAATAA
- the cas3 gene encoding CRISPR-associated helicase Cas3', with the protein MSYYAHYSQEKNIKQSLAEHLHAVSKMAVEAIPPTVHFPELSNQELKKLIQLEGIFHDFGKYTDFFQTYLLEGKISELKGHAHISACFFYPLVLDQLPESIEKTHKFAWAFLFYLAVRLHHSHLTLKRLFDREEMWEVLKKQADHLLSKGVEVYQDIGLSSIIDFNRFCEFLQIDELKKDNRFFLHMPNHLSVGRLRDVQWYFALIYLFSLLIDADKWDSAGLGRNEIKRVGYNRVSAYLSDKHGSEKTSELIERRENARKEIMGVIHGLTSEVLKSQHFFTLTAPTGIGKTLASLQCALALQERIHATKNYTPRIITAIPFINIIEQTQSDYKNVFGDQIRVRTHHRLTDFSVRNDKAEEEIALDQRLMEVESWEADVIVTTFVQLFQSLLCGENRLLKKVNKLAGSIVILDEIQAIPDKYMPLIGALLRKLSHYYGTRFILMTATQPKLLELGDQLLGNNEQKPIELLPNHEHYFQKLNRTQFVPLLEERYDNEQFISLFLNLWNQQQSALIVVNTVKRSIDLFHLLKMRKENGDISPDVHLHYLSTNIVPKDRKKVIFSVKEKLRNKLPVILVSTQTIEAGVDLDFDIGFRDLAPIESLVQTAGRINREGRKGEYSPLYIVQLEEDHQRIYKLHHLDRTKRLLKNKKQILEPEYRKIIESYYKEMIKAGIPDESRTLWNEGVVGLDFDKLKEFQLIEKLGEVVDVFVEFEDDHESTLLADAYEELMQNDWKPNAIYHVVDDSILNVIGDTPSPYDRKALLHLILAKMSNYMVQIRVKRIIHNRPLNLSARNDVEAKFFWIPPSEVGRYYDRETGFKDESGEAFVL; encoded by the coding sequence GTGTCTTATTATGCACATTATAGTCAGGAGAAGAACATTAAGCAGTCCTTGGCGGAACACCTGCATGCAGTATCAAAGATGGCGGTTGAAGCAATTCCTCCAACTGTCCATTTTCCAGAGCTTTCTAATCAAGAGCTTAAGAAGTTGATCCAATTAGAAGGCATTTTCCATGATTTTGGAAAATACACTGATTTTTTTCAAACATATTTGTTGGAAGGAAAAATATCTGAGCTGAAAGGTCATGCCCATATTTCTGCGTGTTTCTTTTATCCGTTAGTTTTAGATCAGCTTCCTGAATCAATAGAGAAAACACATAAGTTTGCGTGGGCATTTTTATTTTATTTGGCGGTTCGTTTACACCATAGTCACTTAACTTTAAAAAGATTGTTTGATCGTGAAGAAATGTGGGAGGTTCTTAAAAAGCAGGCTGACCATTTATTATCAAAAGGGGTAGAGGTATATCAGGACATAGGATTATCTTCAATTATTGACTTTAATAGATTTTGTGAATTTTTACAGATCGATGAATTGAAAAAAGATAATAGGTTCTTTTTACATATGCCCAACCATTTGTCAGTTGGCAGATTAAGAGATGTACAATGGTATTTTGCTTTGATCTATCTTTTCTCTCTGCTAATTGATGCGGATAAATGGGATTCAGCCGGCTTAGGCCGGAATGAAATCAAACGGGTTGGGTATAATCGAGTTTCTGCCTATTTAAGCGATAAACATGGTTCAGAAAAAACGTCTGAGCTTATAGAGCGAAGAGAAAATGCACGAAAAGAAATAATGGGGGTTATCCACGGACTCACGAGTGAAGTGCTTAAATCACAGCATTTTTTCACTTTGACTGCCCCTACGGGAATCGGAAAGACCCTTGCTTCTCTCCAGTGTGCTTTAGCATTACAGGAACGGATTCACGCGACCAAAAACTATACTCCTCGAATTATTACAGCAATTCCGTTTATTAACATCATCGAACAGACCCAGAGTGATTATAAAAACGTATTTGGGGATCAAATACGGGTGAGAACACATCACCGTTTAACTGATTTTTCAGTTCGGAATGATAAAGCAGAAGAGGAAATTGCCTTAGATCAACGATTAATGGAAGTGGAGTCGTGGGAAGCCGATGTAATCGTCACCACTTTTGTCCAACTTTTTCAATCGTTATTATGCGGAGAAAATCGATTGTTAAAAAAGGTTAATAAATTGGCGGGAAGTATTGTGATTTTAGACGAGATTCAGGCAATCCCAGATAAATATATGCCCTTAATCGGTGCTTTACTGCGAAAGCTATCTCATTATTATGGAACCCGCTTTATTCTAATGACAGCTACCCAGCCAAAACTGCTTGAATTGGGAGATCAATTATTAGGAAATAATGAACAAAAGCCTATTGAATTGTTACCTAACCATGAGCATTACTTCCAAAAATTAAATCGAACACAATTTGTTCCTCTTTTGGAAGAACGATACGATAACGAACAATTTATTTCTCTTTTTTTAAATTTGTGGAATCAGCAGCAATCTGCGCTAATTGTTGTCAACACAGTTAAACGGAGTATTGACCTTTTTCATTTATTAAAAATGAGGAAAGAAAATGGAGATATTTCTCCTGATGTACATTTGCACTACTTATCCACAAATATTGTTCCAAAGGATCGAAAAAAAGTGATTTTCTCAGTTAAAGAGAAACTTAGGAATAAACTGCCAGTTATCTTGGTGTCTACGCAAACCATTGAAGCAGGTGTTGATCTTGATTTTGATATTGGATTTCGTGATCTTGCTCCGATCGAATCCTTGGTACAAACAGCGGGGCGAATTAACCGGGAAGGGCGAAAGGGTGAATATTCACCACTATATATTGTTCAATTGGAAGAAGATCACCAACGTATCTACAAGTTGCATCATTTAGATCGGACGAAACGATTGTTAAAAAATAAGAAACAGATTTTAGAACCGGAATATAGAAAAATTATAGAGTCTTATTATAAAGAGATGATAAAGGCTGGAATTCCCGATGAATCTCGAACATTATGGAATGAAGGTGTAGTAGGATTAGATTTCGACAAGTTAAAGGAGTTCCAACTAATTGAAAAACTTGGTGAAGTAGTGGATGTCTTTGTTGAGTTTGAAGATGATCATGAGTCTACGCTGCTTGCCGATGCCTATGAGGAACTAATGCAGAACGATTGGAAGCCCAATGCGATTTATCATGTAGTCGACGACTCAATTTTGAACGTGATTGGTGATACGCCATCCCCTTATGACCGAAAGGCACTTCTTCATCTAATATTGGCAAAGATGAGTAATTATATGGTACAAATTAGAGTAAAACGAATCATTCATAATCGACCATTAAATTTATCTGCACGCAATGATGTTGAGGCGAAATTTTTTTGGATCCCGCCAAGCGAGGTTGGGCGCTATTACGACAGGGAAACAGGTTTTAAAGATGAGTCAGGAGAGGCATTTGTTTTGTAA